TATCGAGGAGTCCTTCAAGGAATTCCATAAATATAAGGTATGTGTGGGTGAAGCTTTGTTTGGGAAATGCCTGTGTTGctgcttgcatacacacacacacacacacacacacacacacacacacacacacacacacacacacacacacacacacacacacacacacacatacatacatacatacatacatacatacatacatacatacatacatacatacatacatacatacatacatacatacatacatacatacatacacgcacgcacgcacgcacacagacttgcatatacacatacatacatacatacatacatacatacatacatacatacatacatacacacacacacacacacacacacacacacacacatacaacatacatacatatacatacatacacacacacacacacacacaacacacatacacacacatacacacacacacacacacacacacacacacacacacacacacacacacacacacacacacaccacacacacacacacacacacacacatgtatatatatttatatatatttatatatatttatatatatttatatatatttatatatataatatatatatacatatatatacatatacctatgcatatatacatatgtatgtatatgtatatgtatatatgtattatatgtaatatgtatatatgtatagttaatacatatatatatatatatatacatatatatatatacatatatatataatataaaatatatatatatatatatatatatatatatatagacatatatatatcatatataatatatatatatatatatataatatatatatatataatatatatatagtatatatgtaatatatatatatacatatatatactatataactatatataatatatatatatatatatatatatatattatatatatatatgcagttgaaAAGatataccccttctctctctgcctggaAGCCATCTTTAAGATATATCATCTCAGAATGTTGTCACCTTTTTACTTATACATAGTTTTATTCTTGTGTTTGATAATGGAATGCTTGTACACTAATTAAGATTTTTCCCCCCAGAAAGAGGTAGCTGAATATCTAAAAATAAACCCTTCATATAAGACAGTGAAGAAGTTTCCCAATAAAGAAGAGGCAGAGCTATTTTTGATAAAGTGAGTTAGAACTATTAATTGACATTCATATGAGTAGATATAGTAGTGTTTGTAAGATTTAAGGTTTTGCATATTTATGGTGAGATGAAATGTGGCTGTAAATATAATGTTcaagtacacacacgcatgcactcacacacacacacacacacacacacacacacacacacacactcactcacacacacacacactcacactcacactcacactcacactcactcacactcacactcacactcacactcacactcacactcacactccactcacactcacactcacactcacactctcacactcacactctcacactctcattcactcactcgttcactcactcgctcactctctttctcctctctccccctctctttttctctccccctctctttttctctccccctctctttttctctttttctctctctctctttttctctctctctctctcttttctctctcctctctcttctctcttctctctctcttttttctctctctctctcctctcttttcctctccttctcttttctctctctctcctctctctccctctccctctccctctccctctccctctccctccctctccctctctctccctccctccctcccttccttccttccctccctccctcctcctcctgactgccttccctctctccctccttccctccctccctccctctctctctctctctctctctctctctctctctattgattTGTATGTGTTCCTCAGCCACTTGAAGATGCCCAGAGAGCCCCCATACCAACCATCAACTGCCTATTATCATCAGCTCATGGAGGAAGGGAAACTTGATGACCTGCCCGGCAAGGAAAGGCTGATTACTGCGACACGACAGTTTGCCAATCTCCCACTAGCAGAACAAACAGCTATCACCGAGCAGACAAAGCAGGTTTGTTTTGTAATAGAATCATTTACATCATTTGTGTTATGTTATTTGAAATTTACATTTTAACCCattactgacgggtagcattcatagaggccagggcctcgctgccgggggcttatatcgtcgcccgagcatgcgcggccactcatgccaaataccagcacccCATGCCGTtttttcgtaatactacgaaaatgttgtattttcagttttcattattttttatagtctctacttgccaaacttcctgataaatcgagactgaagggtatttttgttgttatatagactccatagttgatcattattcggtctgtagtccgaataaaataagcagtgtgcggcatcatggagttgaaattgtcggtttgttgcattttttttgtttgttgcatggtaaaaatgagaaagtgttaaaaccgacttaatcacactttcactggcagaaaaataatcttttgccgtgattgtaaaaaaaaaaaaactcatggcatgtccatgcatactctatggcatgtgcgtacgtgcccccggcagatggtcccgccatgccatggcatgtacgtacatgccacccgtcggcaatgggttaagtgaCATTACAtgtacttttttattcatttatttatttatttttaagaagcACAGGATATTTTATGTCAGAAACTTTTGAAAACAGTCACCTGCTTGAGCAAAAGGTAGAAGCACAGGAAAAGTAAATTTCCACATTCTTGATGATTTTAGCTGCATGTTGATTTTTCAGGAAACCAAGCTAAttaaatgtgtgtaaaaaaaaaaaaaaaaatggtgttaccAATTTTCTTCAAATGTGAATCTTTTCATATTTTAACAATCCACATGTTTCAGTATTGAATTGGTGGGGGTTTCCTTCATAGGGGGCAGTGGCCAGGCACTTTATTTACGTATTCATTTTTACCAAAAATAAGTAAATCCTGTTTGTTGcttgaaaaaatggaaattggtTTGTAAATTATAATGGAAACAAAATACGAACAAAATTCTAACTCTTGCCACAAGACTCATACATAAATGCAGTTTTTGCTTGTCTCGGACCACTTGTATtagtatattcttatatgtacattgtgtgtaaatgtatttaaATGCAGACTTACAGGCAGGGTTAAATGATGGccttttacagaaaaaaagacttaaaggaaatgaatgagagaggaggaacagTCATAAGTGTTTATGGGAGTTAAAGAAAGATACAGCAGAACTGGGAAACAATGCAGGAAAGATTCAAAGTAGGGGAAGCTCTTTTTCAAGTACAAGCAATGATTAAACATTGCCATTGAGATGAAGCCTGGTCTGTGCTAAAATTGAAGCAATGCGTGTAATCCTATTCTGGTCAATTTTAGCTGAAGTTGACAACTAAATGATCAGTCACTGAGTTTTACGCATACTTCTGTGcacaattttgttgtttttactctagtttttagttttaaaatttcttctgtAGGTTGATTAGTCTTCTGTTCAGCTACagtatttagaaaagaaaaaggtattaACAGAGTTTGGAATATAACTTgagattttgttaattttttattctattaacatttgcctattttgtttttatagagGTATGAAGAATACCGTGAGCAGGTGGCTCGGTGGAAAGAACAGCAAGATGAGTATGTAATGGATATAGTTAATCGTTATTTCCCGGTAAGTATTTCTTTGTGTTACTCTGTTTCTTGattattagaatataaaaaatcataaatttgacttgtttaaataaaggggttttgggcCTGAATATAGGTtccaaaatatatgaataattgctGAGATACTAGCCTTTCTTATTTATACttctcatttgtatttttttgaagGATTCTTTTATTTAGCTTAAtgttgaaaaacaacaacatgcaATAGTATATTAGCTTTAGATAAAGAAGGCACAGTCCATTTCAAGTTGCTATATGTACTTTTTGTAAGAgaaaggaggatatatatattttttttttgaagtgtttCAATATTGTTTGTGTAATGATAAGAGTGGAGGTGTATTCTGTATTTTGTATTCTTTAAGTTCACGTTATTGTTGTGGAATTTGTGGCAAGTTTTCTTACCGTTTATCTTTCTCTCAGGAAACCAccaagaaagcaaagaaagaaaaaccccaGAAAGTTAAAAGTAGCTTGAATAAATTTGAAAATGTGCAAGTCACTGCCATGAACGCGCCCAAATTCAGTGAATTACCCAAGAAGCCTCCTCGTACTGGATTTTTGTTGTTCAGTGCTAAATTTGAACACAAAATGAAGGGCAAATTCTCAGAcgcgaaagagaggaaagaaagctgTAAGGAATACTGGAATAAATTACCAGAGGAACACAAACAGATTTACAGGAATCGGTCTAGGGAGTTGCAGGAAGAATATAAGAGCAATTTGTTGGAGTTTGTAGAAAGTCTCGAAGAGGCCGAACGTGTCATGTACTTGGGACATTACCGTAAACAAGTCAGAGCTTACTTCTGCCGTGATATATTTGAGGAGAAATACCCAAACAAAGTATATCCAGTATATATTTCTAGCCCAAAGAAAAAACTCAAGAGCACAGTAAATGGTGTGACAGCAAAAGACGAAGCACTAGATTCGGATGAAGATGAGCTGCCTGTTGCcaagaataaaacaaaaggcAAGACTGTGGAACAAGAAGTCCAAAATGCTGAAAGCAGTTCATCAGATGATTCTActgatcaagaagaagaagaagaagaaagtaataaTGAGATGAAAGGAAATTGGCATCAACCCCTGGCGAAGAGACAAGAGACTTCGGATTCAAGTGAATCCAGCTCAAATGATGAAGAAGTTGCTGCTATGCAAAGAAAAGCAATGAAGTCTCCAAAGCAGAGGCAACAACAGAGTATCCATTCTGAGGTTCGTACAAGTCTACCAAAGAAACAAACCCCAGCTAAAGGAAACTCGAGATTAAATGTGAAAGAGGAAGACTCGAGTGAAGACAGCTCAGACGAAAGTGACATTATAAAACCAAGCTGGAAGACTCCTACACAGAAACCTTCAGTTCAGGTTAGTGGACTTTTAAAATAACCAGTTGAAttacatctctttttctttcctttcttgtctCCTCAACATTTGTAGTATGTAAGTTTGCATAGTTTAATGAAACTGCTCAGAAATACctgagaaaatgaataatgataccaAAAATTTGCAATTTAATGTTTTCCCCCCCCAGTTCCCCAGGGGACGAGTCGAACATAGAGaatatttttaaacagaaaagaagataaaatttttaaaaaaaagggaaagggaaattttaattttaaatttgtttacctATCTTTTTTTACAGGAGATAGGTTCAAGTTTTTGATTGGAGATTAAACAAGGAAGAGGCTTTGGGTGTAAAAAAGCATGACGAAGAAAGTGTGTACAAAAGAGTGTAAGACATGTTTATAAAGGAGAATTTAGTTTAaacgttttttcttcccttttttttccttttatcagacaaagaaaaaatgcagGAATGATAAATTGAATTACTCCTTagttgtaacattttttttttctccagtatATCCAAAGCTCTTTGATAAAATCATCATTACAGTTTTATAATGAAAATCACTT
This genomic interval from Penaeus monodon isolate SGIC_2016 chromosome 37, NSTDA_Pmon_1, whole genome shotgun sequence contains the following:
- the LOC119596310 gene encoding nucleolar transcription factor 1-A-like gives rise to the protein MGKKSKPSVAPMMEILNESKKKKKKKHTSEPEDEPVEPVIQEKSKKKKKLDNNLNIENSPVKDDVPLETEESGAEMPVVKKKKKKKHKKEGHDESLNDSENLTDFQKSPKKRTSSSEVKSPPKKIKKDKSKAVDDEDEEKEPVNSNEAEPLDLWTTEEKLMLISRMQEKLQPNDKISYRRRIAGSKWNWSDVTFGNKSAKECEEQFLELIDSINKIKTLEQILTEAEQLTRSGGLRKKNLNAFQYFMREHTQTLKTDGKNENLRGRELFSVLINNWYSLDENEKGRYKILAKEEASSKESFPVSAPRLPFEIYYSIESEKIGSKNKQLKAELRTKYNALKKKNKLKYIEESFKEFHKYKKEVAEYLKINPSYKTVKKFPNKEEAELFLINHLKMPREPPYQPSTAYYHQLMEEGKLDDLPGKERLITATRQFANLPLAEQTAITEQTKQRYEEYREQVARWKEQQDEYVMDIVNRYFPETTKKAKKEKPQKVKSSLNKFENVQVTAMNAPKFSELPKKPPRTGFLLFSAKFEHKMKGKFSDAKERKESCKEYWNKLPEEHKQIYRNRSRELQEEYKSNLLEFVESLEEAERVMYLGHYRKQVRAYFCRDIFEEKYPNKVYPVYISSPKKKLKSTVNGVTAKDEALDSDEDELPVAKNKTKGKTVEQEVQNAESSSSDDSTDQEEEEEESNNEMKGNWHQPLAKRQETSDSSESSSNDEEVAAMQRKAMKSPKQRQQQSIHSEVRTSLPKKQTPAKGNSRLNVKEEDSSEDSSDESDIIKPSWKTPTQKPSVQVSGLLK